The segment GATCAGCGCTTTGGCCATGGCGCTGAGGATGCGCGCGGAGCTGCCGGCGATCAGGTCGCTTTCCATTTCGGCTTCGCAGGTGAGGTGGCGGATGCAGCCGAGCAGGGCGGATAGCTCGTCGAAGGCGTGCTCGAAGGGGATGCCGGGTTGGATGCTGTAGAGCTCCATGCAAGTGGTGACGCCGGCGGTGTGGTGTTGGCGGGGTTGGTCGGTCATGGCTGGGCTCCTGCGGCGTGGCGGGTCAGGGGTTGCAGGAGCTGGCTGAGGTAGAGGCTGGTGTTGATGAGGGTTTGGCGTTGGTCTTCTTCGGCACTGTCGAAGTAGAGGTCCAGGACTTGGTGCAGGCAGGTCATCAGGGCGTCGGCTTCGGTGCGGGCGGTTTCGGGGGTGAGGTTGGGGGAGAGGGTGAGGTAGCGGAACAGGTGGGGTGGGGCTGGGACGATCTTTTTCATGGGGTGTATCTCTTGTGCTGCCTTGGGAGAACACCACCCGCCGAGCAATCTCACAAGCCGAAGGGTGGCAGCCGTGGACGGGGTGAGAATCCGGGGCACAAGAAACCCGGTCAGGCCGAAGCCTGCCCGCACACGGCTGCCATAGAGCAAACGCTGAATTTCTTGAAACTACAGGATTCTCACACCCGGTCACCAAATGTGGCGACCCGATGAAGTTATTCCTGAGGTTCTTGCCCGACAACGTGGCTGCTTCCGACAGTTGCGTAGGATAGGTCCGAACGTGTTTTTGGCTGAAGGATTTGGTTGCAGGTTCGGAAATGTCTTACGCGTTTTAGGCCTCATCGCGGGTCAAGCCCGCTCCCACGCAGGCTCGCTCCGGTGGCTGTGCATGGCGGGTGGTCAGGTGCTGCGGTTCATGCCGATTTCCATGTCGTAGATCAGCGCTTTGGCCATGGCGCTTAGGATGCGTGCGGAGCTGCCAGCGATCAGGTCGCTTTCCATTTCGGCTTCGCAGGTGAGGTGGCGGATGCAGCCGAGCAGGACGGACAGCTCGCCGAAGGCGTGCTCGAAGGGGATGCCGGGCTGGATGCTGTAGAGCTCCATGTAGGTGGTGACACCGGCGGTGTGGTGTTGGCGAGGTTGGTCGGTCATGGCTGGGCTCCTGCTGCGTGGCGGGTCAGGGGTTGCAGGAGCTGGCTGAGGTAGAGGCTGGTGTTGATGAGGGTTTGGCGTTGGTCTTCTTCGGCGCTGTCGAAGTAGAGGTCCAGGACCTGGTGCAGGCAGGTCATCAGGGCGTCGGCTTCGGTGCGGGCGGTTTCAGGGGTGAGGTTGGGGGAGAGGGTGAGGTAGCGGAACAGGTGGGGCGGATCGGGGACGAGCTTTTTCATGGCGGAATCTCAGTGCGTGATGGGAGCCGCCTCCTCGATCTTTCTCACGGATGTAAGGTGGCAGCCGTACGCGGGGTGAGAAACCGGTGCACTGAAGCCGGCCAGACCGAAGTCTGCCCGCGCATGGCTGCCATGAAGCGAAAGCCTGGCAGTGCAGGTCGGGTTCTCACACCCGGTCACCTAATGTGGCGACCCGGTGAAGTTATTCCTGAGGTTCTTGCCCGACAACGTGGCTGCTTCCGACAGTTGCGTAGGATAGGTCCGAACGTGTTTGTGGCTGAAGCATTTGGTTGCAGATTCGGAAATGTCTTACAGGTTTTGGGACCTATCGCGGGGCAAGCCCGCTCCCACGTTTTGGGTTCGCGCAGGCGTATCTCGGTAGCAACTCGTTGGGGTGATTTTTTACTGCGGGGCTGGGCAGCTTTTGGCCGCCAACTCAAAAGCTTTGCCATAATCAATATAGGTCTTCGGATCGTAGGGTTCGGCTGAAATCTCGAAGTTTGAGCTACCATTGGGTTGAATGTTTTGACGAACCCTCAAGCCCCACGTTCGGCCTTCATGCTCTGTGAGCAGATCGAATAGATGTGCTCTGATATCGCTGTATTCGCTTAGCCCGGAGTATACATACCGCAGATTCCTGTACCAGTCGGGGGTTGCAGTGGTGGCTCTAATGAGGGCTTTCGCAGTTTCCTGGTTAGCTTTACTCAGGTGATACATGCTGCCGAAAGAATATTCGCTTTGTGCCAACTTCGAGGCCGGTACGGGCAGCGCATTGCGACTTACTACGCGTGAATAGCCGCAATCGAATACCCAGTCGCCGCTTTTTACGTAGTCGTCGGCGTAGATAACTACGCCGTTGCCAAGATCTTTTTTGTATACGCTCGTCATTGCTTTGAATGCGTAGTAGTCAGTGAGAAATATCAAAGGAGCAATCATGGTGAAAACGAGCCAGAAGCTTTTGCGCCGAAGATAATACATCGTGCTTTCCTGATGGGGTGGTGGGCGGGTAGTTGAACTCAGCGGGTCTATACAGATTTCGCAATGTCTTTCCGGCCGAATTGCCGGGAGAGCCGGCCGCCACGTGCATGAATAGCCAAGTGCGGTGCCGCACCGGCAAGGCATTGTGTACTCTACGACCTAATATGACGGTGTGGCAGTTGCCTATTGCGCGACCGGACAGCTCTTCCTTGCAACCTCGAGCGCCTTGGCATAATCAACATAGGTCTCAGGGTCGTAAGACAAGGCGACGATATTGAAACTGGATTTACCGTCGTAATGGATATGTTGCCGAACCCGTAACGCCCATGTGCGGCCTTTATGTTGAGCCAGTAGGTCGAAAACATGCGTATCGAGGTTGCTGTTGTCGCCTAAGCCTGAATACAAGTAGCGCAAGCTTTCGTACCAATCAGGTTGTGTTGTTATGGCCCTGATGGCAGCTTTGGCAAGCTGCGTGTCAGTCGCACTCAATTCATACATGCTACCTATTGTAAACATGTTGGCCTGCCTCAATTTGGCGAGCGGAATAGGAAGTGGTTGACGGTTGATCAGTCGTGAGTACCTGCAATCGAATACCCAATGGCCGCTATTTACATAATCGTCGGCGTAAATCACCAGGCCGTTACCGAAGTCGGTTTTGTAGACACTAGTCGTGTTTTTGAACGCGTAGTTGGCAGTAAAAAATACAAAAGGACTAATGAGGGTGAGGGCAAGCCAGACACTTTTGTGTCGAAAGTAATCCATCGTGCTTTCCTGATAGAGCAATGAGGCTAGCGAATTGATTAAGGGGGTTAAGGTTTTTCATTGTCTCCACTGCGGGACAATCCTGCTCCCCCGGCCTCGGTATGGTAAGGCTAGCCCCGTTAGTCGGTCGTTATGGAGACTTTCGCTGAGGTGTTGGGCAACTTCTTGCCGCCGCCTCTAGTGCCTTGGTGTAGTCAATATAGTTTTCGGGGGCGTATAACTCAGCGAAAATCGTGAACCCAGAAGTTCCATTGGGTTGTATGTCCTGCCACACGTGAAAAGCCCACTGCCGACCGTCATGGTGAACCAGCAAGTCGAATGCATGAGCGGCGACATTGCTGTACTCGTCAAGGACGGAATAAAGGTAACGCAGGTTTTTATACCACTGAGATTTTGCTGTGATAGCTCTGATCGCTTGTTTTGCTAGCACCACATCGGATGGCGGGAGGTTATACATGGAGCCAATCGTGAGCTTGTCAGCGCGTTGCAATTCTGCGATTGGCGCAGGTAACGGCTGGCGACTAATCAGGCGTGAGTAGCGACAGTCAAATACCCAGCGGCCTGTGTTTACATACTCGTCGGCATAGATCACCACGCCGTTGCCGAAGTCTTTTTTGAATACACTGATCATAGGTTTCACTGCATAATTGACCGCAAGGTAAATCAAAGGAACAACCAGGATGAAGGCAGCTTTGATGCCTCTGCGTCGAACGAAACTCATTGGCGCCTCTTCAAAGGGTTGATTGCATCGAACTGATCCAGGAAGGACCGTATCCCATGCATTCAGACTCCGGGAATTTTGGGGAAGCATACGCTTCGGGTTAAAGATGGCTATGCCTC is part of the Pseudomonas fakonensis genome and harbors:
- a CDS encoding DUF3077 domain-containing protein, translated to MTDQPRQHHTAGVTTYMELYSIQPGIPFEHAFGELSVLLGCIRHLTCEAEMESDLIAGSSARILSAMAKALIYDMEIGMNRST
- a CDS encoding DUF3077 domain-containing protein: MTDQPRQHHTAGVTTCMELYSIQPGIPFEHAFDELSALLGCIRHLTCEAEMESDLIAGSSARILSAMAKALIDDMEIGMNRST